One genomic region from Cetobacterium sp. 8H encodes:
- a CDS encoding YaiI/YqxD family protein, whose amino-acid sequence MKILIDADACPVVDLTITIAKSFEKEVFIFCDNAHEIYRDFAKTFIISQGADAVDFALLSNVEKDDIVVTQDFGLASMVLTKDAHAINQNGLIYNKFNIESLLFSRHMSQKLRNSGKRTKGPKKRTKDDDFNFEQSFKTLLKNINKK is encoded by the coding sequence ATGAAAATTTTAATTGATGCTGATGCTTGTCCTGTTGTTGATCTAACTATTACTATAGCTAAAAGCTTCGAAAAAGAAGTTTTTATCTTTTGTGATAACGCCCATGAAATATATCGGGATTTTGCAAAAACATTTATAATTTCACAAGGTGCCGATGCGGTAGATTTTGCTCTATTATCCAATGTTGAAAAGGATGATATTGTTGTTACTCAAGATTTCGGCTTAGCTTCTATGGTTTTAACTAAAGATGCTCACGCAATAAATCAAAATGGCTTGATTTATAATAAATTCAATATTGAAAGTTTGCTTTTTTCTAGACATATGTCACAAAAATTAAGAAATTCAGGAAAAAGAACTAAAGGCCCGAAGAAAAGAACTAAAGATGATGATTTCAATTTTGAACAAAGTTTCAAAACTTTATTAAAAAATATTAATAAAAAATAA
- a CDS encoding SAM-dependent methyltransferase: MKEKIEFLYTINYPREEKNLCLMEIRTIFKLETEEKVILSDIEVEPLFSPFIKSRLEILYVKDNFEDVLKEIISSGLKSEEYKVEYIRMDKDNIAYEDRLNKVKQIGLNILGTFSMTNPKEIFGLTNYNGKWYFGICIKGDTKWPDRIKKPYSYSNSLEVRLARTLINLAIEADRTKKLIDPCCGVGTVIIEALSMGIDITGYEINRSVTNNANVNLEYYGYNKIVVNDDMHNIKDNFDSAILDIPYGLFSHITKEEQLGLIKKIREISKRLIMVSFEDLEGMILESNFKISDRCILSKGSFQRYIYICN; encoded by the coding sequence GTGAAAGAAAAAATAGAATTTTTATATACAATAAATTATCCCAGAGAAGAAAAAAATCTTTGTTTGATGGAAATAAGAACAATATTTAAACTAGAAACAGAAGAAAAAGTAATATTGTCTGATATAGAAGTAGAGCCATTATTTAGTCCGTTTATAAAGTCAAGATTAGAAATATTATATGTAAAAGATAATTTTGAAGATGTTTTAAAAGAGATTATCAGTAGTGGATTAAAATCAGAGGAATATAAGGTTGAGTATATTAGAATGGATAAAGACAATATAGCATACGAAGACCGATTGAATAAAGTAAAACAAATAGGGCTGAATATTTTAGGAACGTTTTCAATGACTAATCCAAAAGAGATTTTTGGATTGACAAATTATAATGGAAAATGGTATTTTGGAATATGTATAAAGGGAGATACTAAGTGGCCCGATAGAATAAAAAAACCATATTCATACTCTAACTCTTTAGAAGTTAGATTGGCAAGAACACTTATTAATTTAGCGATAGAAGCTGACAGAACGAAAAAATTAATAGATCCTTGTTGTGGAGTTGGAACAGTTATTATTGAGGCTCTATCGATGGGAATAGACATAACAGGTTATGAAATCAATAGAAGTGTAACAAACAATGCAAATGTAAATTTAGAATATTATGGATATAATAAAATAGTTGTAAATGATGATATGCATAATATAAAAGATAATTTTGATTCAGCTATATTAGATATTCCATATGGTCTTTTTAGTCACATAACAAAAGAAGAACAATTAGGATTGATAAAAAAAATAAGAGAGATATCAAAGCGTTTGATTATGGTAAGTTTTGAAGACTTAGAGGGAATGATTTTAGAATCAAACTTTAAAATTTCAGATAGATGTATATTATCAAAAGGAAGTTTTCAAAGATATATTTATATCTGTAATTAA
- a CDS encoding class I SAM-dependent methyltransferase, which translates to MKENWDEIYKELKREELGWYEKESCKSIDLIQKYTKDKEKIILDAGCGETTLIQSLIEKGYQEIIGIDFSIEAINFLKKTIILGEKTKLHLEVKDLTDRIEFLKKGSIWHDRAVFHFLQTSKDREAYKNNLKNFLEKDGIFIISCFSKKNDAEKCNDLLVKKYDLKELIEIFGDSFKFKESLEYDYKMPWGDIRKYITCVFSKV; encoded by the coding sequence GTGAAAGAAAATTGGGATGAGATTTACAAAGAATTAAAAAGAGAAGAACTTGGATGGTATGAGAAAGAGTCTTGTAAATCGATTGATCTTATTCAAAAGTATACAAAAGATAAAGAAAAAATAATTTTAGATGCTGGTTGTGGTGAAACGACACTAATTCAGTCTTTGATTGAAAAGGGTTACCAGGAAATTATAGGGATAGATTTTAGTATAGAAGCTATTAATTTTTTAAAAAAAACTATAATTTTAGGTGAAAAAACCAAGTTGCATTTGGAAGTAAAAGATTTAACTGATAGAATAGAATTTTTGAAAAAAGGTTCTATATGGCATGATCGAGCAGTTTTTCATTTTTTACAAACATCAAAAGATAGAGAAGCATATAAAAATAATTTAAAAAATTTTTTAGAAAAAGATGGAATATTTATAATTTCATGTTTCTCCAAAAAAAATGATGCTGAAAAATGTAATGATCTTTTAGTAAAAAAGTATGATTTAAAAGAGTTGATAGAAATATTTGGAGATTCATTTAAATTTAAGGAATCATTGGAGTATGATTATAAAATGCCTTGGGGAGATATTAGAAAATATATAACTTGTGTTTTTTCTAAAGTATAA
- a CDS encoding patatin family protein, with the protein MENTGLVLEGGGLRGIYTSAILDYFLSKNLHFKYTIGVSAGAIYSASYASKQKRRNIDIILKYLNDERYMGFRYLLKNGSYINIDFAYTKMSYELVPFDFKTFSECNLEFKVGAFNCIKGKTEFFCKKDFIKTQDFLEALIASGSLPFFSKEAVIKDKIYLDGGIADPIPIRQSILDGNRKNVVILTEDESYKKQALKLQPLIRLYYKKYPKVAEALIKRHIIYNNSLKQIKLLEKQGDVFVFRPSEVVEVDRLERDLNKVKKLYNLGIEDAKRNYEKLLEWLEKPSN; encoded by the coding sequence ATGGAAAATACAGGATTAGTTCTTGAAGGTGGAGGATTAAGGGGAATCTATACATCAGCAATTTTAGATTATTTTTTATCAAAAAATTTACATTTTAAATATACAATAGGAGTTTCAGCGGGTGCAATATATTCAGCATCTTATGCTTCAAAACAAAAAAGAAGAAATATAGATATAATTTTAAAGTATTTGAACGATGAAAGATATATGGGGTTTAGATATCTATTAAAAAATGGAAGCTATATAAACATAGATTTTGCATATACTAAAATGAGTTATGAATTAGTTCCTTTTGACTTTAAAACGTTTAGTGAATGTAATTTAGAGTTTAAGGTAGGAGCATTTAATTGTATAAAAGGGAAGACAGAGTTCTTTTGTAAAAAAGATTTTATAAAAACACAGGATTTTCTAGAAGCACTAATTGCTTCTGGAAGTTTACCTTTTTTTAGTAAAGAAGCTGTTATAAAAGATAAAATATATTTAGATGGTGGAATAGCAGACCCAATTCCAATAAGACAATCAATTTTAGATGGAAATAGAAAGAATGTTGTTATTTTAACTGAGGATGAAAGCTATAAAAAGCAAGCATTGAAACTTCAGCCATTAATAAGACTTTATTACAAAAAATATCCAAAAGTAGCAGAGGCTCTAATAAAAAGACACATTATTTATAATAATAGTTTAAAGCAGATTAAATTATTAGAAAAGCAAGGGGATGTTTTTGTTTTTAGACCGAGTGAAGTTGTAGAAGTAGATAGATTGGAAAGAGATTTGAATAAGGTAAAAAAATTGTATAATTTGGGAATTGAAGATGCTAAAAGGAATTATGAAAAATTATTAGAATGGTTAGAAAAACCTTCAAATTGA
- the gshAB gene encoding bifunctional glutamate--cysteine ligase GshA/glutathione synthetase GshB — protein sequence MHLINYKSLIKEYNLSSLLKLGNFGIEKENLRTDLFGNLALTDFPKEFGDKLKNPYITVDFSESQIEMITPTFSKLEDTYNFLQNLNDIVSTTLNQEYLWPQSIPCILPDESLIPIAKFDGEYGVKVAEYRNKLAEKYGKKLQLLSGIHYNFSFSDIFLKTLYEKSDVDTDFIDFKNEFYLKTTRNFFKTGWLIIYLLGASSTIHKTYKKECSDLMNPLGDDLFYFKDTVSFRNGRCGYKNKDEFFIPHDSLENYITGIEKLVEDGILNGAREYYSSIRLKSKNPEDILSSLRTDGIQYLEIRSIDINPFNSNGIEFLDLKFIHMLLIYFALKDEDSFSAEDYKRYLKNQELIANEGRNPDLNLICCKNTPRKITTYTLEILEEIETLFKSLDILGEDEIKALEFQREKVKNPKNLYVNKLIHEVKKKGFIEFNLEMAKKYLEISKNRSFALKGYEDLELSTQILLKEAIKRGVKFEILDRAENFLYLKKDNNEQYVKQATKTSLDSYITVLIMENKVVTKKVLAKNKICVPDGGDYSTEDEAIQDFYKYKEKEIVIKPKSTNFGLGISIFKNKFTYEEYKKAIALAFKEDNSILIEEFIKGKEYRLFVIGDEVVGVLHRVPANVIGNGVDNIRTLVETKNFSPLRGKGYKTPLEKIQLGELELLFLSNQGKDFNYVPANKEVVYLRENSNISTGGDSIDFTDEVLPVYKEIAVKAAKSANATICGVDMMIQDLKNKNPEGNYGIIEINFNPAIHIHCYPYIGKDRKLGSKILDALGY from the coding sequence ATGCATTTAATAAATTATAAATCTTTAATAAAAGAGTACAATCTTTCATCTCTTTTAAAGCTTGGAAATTTTGGAATTGAAAAAGAAAACTTAAGAACAGATCTATTTGGAAACTTAGCATTAACTGATTTCCCAAAAGAATTTGGAGATAAATTAAAAAATCCTTACATCACAGTAGATTTCTCTGAAAGTCAAATTGAGATGATCACTCCAACTTTTTCAAAATTGGAGGATACGTATAATTTTTTACAAAATTTGAATGATATCGTTTCTACAACTTTAAATCAAGAGTATCTTTGGCCTCAAAGTATCCCATGTATACTTCCTGACGAATCTCTTATCCCTATTGCAAAGTTTGATGGTGAATATGGAGTTAAAGTTGCAGAGTATCGTAATAAATTAGCTGAAAAGTATGGTAAAAAATTACAACTTTTATCTGGTATACATTACAACTTTTCTTTTTCTGATATTTTTTTAAAAACTTTATATGAAAAATCTGATGTAGATACTGATTTTATAGATTTTAAAAATGAGTTTTATTTAAAGACTACAAGAAACTTTTTCAAAACTGGGTGGCTTATAATATACTTACTAGGAGCTAGTTCTACAATTCATAAAACATATAAAAAAGAATGTTCTGATTTAATGAATCCTTTAGGTGATGATCTGTTTTATTTTAAAGACACTGTTTCTTTCAGAAACGGAAGATGTGGATATAAAAATAAAGATGAATTTTTTATTCCTCACGATTCACTAGAAAACTATATAACTGGTATTGAAAAACTTGTGGAAGATGGAATTCTAAATGGCGCTAGAGAATATTATAGTTCTATCCGATTAAAATCTAAAAATCCAGAAGATATCCTATCATCTTTAAGAACAGATGGAATTCAATATTTAGAAATACGATCTATTGACATAAATCCTTTCAACTCTAATGGTATTGAATTTTTAGATTTAAAATTTATTCATATGCTACTAATTTATTTTGCATTAAAAGATGAAGATAGTTTTTCTGCAGAAGACTATAAAAGATATCTAAAAAATCAAGAACTAATTGCTAATGAGGGAAGAAATCCTGATTTAAATCTTATTTGTTGTAAAAATACCCCAAGAAAAATAACTACATACACTCTTGAAATCTTAGAGGAGATTGAAACTTTATTTAAATCTTTAGATATATTAGGTGAAGATGAGATAAAAGCTCTGGAATTCCAAAGAGAAAAAGTTAAAAACCCTAAAAATCTTTACGTTAATAAATTGATTCATGAAGTTAAGAAAAAGGGATTTATTGAATTTAACCTTGAAATGGCTAAAAAATATTTAGAAATAAGTAAAAATAGAAGTTTTGCATTAAAAGGGTATGAAGATTTAGAACTTTCAACTCAAATATTGTTGAAAGAGGCTATTAAAAGAGGTGTCAAATTCGAAATTTTGGATAGAGCTGAAAATTTCCTTTATTTAAAAAAAGATAATAATGAACAATATGTTAAACAAGCTACAAAAACATCTTTAGATTCTTATATAACAGTTTTGATAATGGAGAATAAAGTCGTTACAAAAAAAGTTCTTGCCAAAAATAAAATTTGTGTTCCTGATGGTGGAGATTATAGTACAGAAGATGAAGCTATACAAGACTTTTATAAATATAAAGAGAAAGAGATTGTTATTAAACCTAAATCAACAAATTTTGGCTTAGGAATAAGTATTTTTAAAAATAAATTTACATATGAAGAGTATAAAAAAGCCATTGCTTTGGCATTTAAAGAGGATAATTCTATTTTGATAGAGGAGTTTATAAAGGGAAAAGAATACCGTCTTTTTGTTATTGGTGATGAAGTTGTTGGTGTTTTACATAGAGTCCCTGCTAATGTCATTGGAAATGGAGTCGACAATATTAGGACTCTTGTTGAAACAAAAAACTTCTCTCCACTTAGAGGAAAAGGATATAAAACTCCTCTTGAAAAAATACAACTTGGTGAACTAGAATTGTTATTCCTTTCTAATCAAGGTAAAGATTTTAACTATGTTCCAGCTAATAAAGAGGTTGTTTATCTAAGAGAAAACTCTAATATAAGTACTGGTGGAGATAGTATTGATTTTACTGATGAGGTTCTTCCAGTTTATAAAGAGATTGCTGTTAAAGCTGCAAAATCTGCTAATGCTACAATATGTGGTGTTGATATGATGATTCAAGATTTAAAAAATAAAAATCCAGAAGGTAATTATGGTATTATCGAGATTAATTTTAATCCTGCTATACATATCCATTGTTATCCTTATATTGGAAAGGATCGAAAACTTGGATCAAAAATACTTGATGCTCTAGGATATTAA
- a CDS encoding MATE family efflux transporter: MNKGRNLTEGNISKILISLAIPIVGASFLQMAYGLVDMIWIGRIGSGAVAAIGTATFFLNLGEALNSIVVMGGGIKASHSIGAKQSKDLEEYISSSFFINLIISLIFILFIFLFKNNLINFFNLGNAIIENDAKVYLQIVGLGLFFKFTNILYMRLLNSFGETKLPFQISCVGVILNIILDPILIFGFNLGVAGAAIATLISQGIITFMFIKISKKFFIIDNIFKIYSKKITEIISLGTPIGIQRVLFTGIGILIGKIIADFGPDAIAAQKIGLQIESISYMTVGGLYGAVASFIGQNYGAQKFDRIKKGYNLAILLSVILGSITTILFTVFPKFLVEIFVKDLKTVEIGINYLRIVGISQIFMCVEIVTNGSFNGIGVPKTPSIISVVFTSLRIPLAYFLGSIYGINGIWMTISITMFLRGTISPTLFIINLKKLIK, translated from the coding sequence TTGAATAAAGGTAGAAATTTAACAGAAGGAAACATTAGTAAAATTCTTATTTCATTAGCAATTCCTATTGTCGGTGCATCATTTTTACAAATGGCTTATGGTCTTGTTGATATGATATGGATTGGCAGAATCGGTAGTGGCGCCGTTGCAGCTATTGGTACTGCTACTTTTTTCTTAAACCTGGGAGAAGCATTAAATTCAATTGTTGTAATGGGGGGTGGAATAAAAGCTTCACATAGTATTGGAGCTAAACAAAGTAAGGATTTAGAAGAATATATTAGCTCTTCATTTTTTATAAATCTAATAATATCTTTGATTTTTATACTTTTTATTTTTCTTTTTAAAAATAATTTAATAAATTTTTTTAATTTGGGGAATGCAATTATTGAAAACGATGCAAAAGTATATCTACAAATTGTTGGACTAGGTCTATTTTTTAAGTTTACAAATATTCTTTATATGAGATTACTTAATAGTTTCGGCGAAACTAAACTTCCATTTCAAATAAGTTGTGTGGGTGTTATTTTAAATATTATTCTAGATCCTATTCTGATTTTTGGATTTAATTTAGGAGTTGCAGGAGCTGCTATTGCTACTTTAATTTCTCAGGGTATAATTACTTTTATGTTTATAAAAATTTCTAAGAAATTTTTTATAATTGATAATATTTTTAAAATATATTCAAAAAAAATCACTGAAATAATCTCTCTTGGAACCCCTATTGGAATTCAAAGAGTTTTGTTTACAGGAATTGGAATTCTTATCGGTAAAATTATTGCTGATTTTGGTCCTGATGCCATTGCCGCACAAAAGATTGGACTTCAAATAGAATCTATTTCCTATATGACTGTTGGAGGTTTATATGGTGCGGTAGCCTCTTTTATCGGACAGAACTACGGAGCACAAAAGTTTGATAGAATAAAAAAAGGTTATAATCTTGCTATACTTCTTTCTGTTATTCTTGGAAGTATAACAACAATTTTATTCACTGTATTCCCTAAGTTCCTTGTTGAAATTTTTGTAAAAGATTTAAAAACTGTTGAAATTGGTATAAATTACCTTAGAATAGTCGGAATATCACAAATCTTTATGTGTGTTGAAATTGTTACCAACGGATCTTTCAATGGGATTGGAGTTCCTAAAACACCATCTATTATAAGCGTTGTATTCACCTCTCTAAGAATTCCTTTAGCTTATTTTTTAGGAAGTATCTATGGAATTAATGGAATTTGGATGACCATAAGTATAACCATGTTTTTAAGAGGAACAATATCTCCAACATTATTTATTATCAATTTAAAAAAACTTATAAAATAA
- a CDS encoding M20 family metallopeptidase encodes MLKNLNTHRNFLHAIPEIALQEFKTAAYIRSVLKNENIEYHEIGTSTVAFIPGESDSCIAFRADIDALPLTEESNNPFKSTIPGMMHACGHDGHASMLLSFVQEIKKMCSQGTKLKKSLVFVFQAGEEGHGGARFIVADNYYKSKNIEAIFALHVYPEINVGEFAFKSGYVSLQNINLNIKLTGKGCHGAQPHKGIDSILIGAKLVEAYQSIKSRNLPPNEHFLLTIGSFHAGTVRNIIPESIEMLGTIRLENISLIPFIQERMEQINKGFETAFDVKIDMEFQPFYPPVINNHNLFELSLKSTDDSKIYTDIALSGSEDFSFFLQDGTPGLLGLLGIRNEEKGHVCALHNNRFDFDNEALIHGVNFFKNILVQTNSI; translated from the coding sequence ATGTTAAAGAACTTAAATACTCACAGAAATTTTCTTCATGCAATCCCAGAAATTGCATTACAAGAGTTTAAAACTGCTGCATATATTAGAAGTGTTTTAAAAAATGAAAATATTGAATATCATGAAATAGGAACAAGTACTGTCGCTTTTATTCCTGGTGAATCAGATTCTTGTATCGCTTTTAGAGCTGATATTGACGCCCTTCCTTTAACAGAAGAAAGTAACAACCCTTTTAAATCAACAATTCCAGGTATGATGCACGCTTGTGGTCATGACGGGCATGCTTCTATGCTCTTGTCTTTTGTTCAAGAAATAAAAAAGATGTGTTCTCAGGGAACAAAATTAAAAAAATCATTAGTTTTTGTTTTTCAAGCTGGAGAAGAAGGACATGGTGGAGCTAGATTTATTGTTGCCGATAACTATTATAAATCTAAGAATATTGAAGCTATATTTGCTCTTCATGTTTATCCTGAAATTAATGTTGGTGAATTCGCTTTCAAATCTGGATATGTTTCTCTACAAAATATAAATCTTAATATTAAATTAACAGGAAAAGGATGTCATGGTGCTCAACCACATAAGGGTATTGATTCTATTTTAATAGGAGCAAAACTTGTAGAGGCATACCAGTCTATTAAATCTAGAAATCTTCCTCCTAATGAACATTTTTTATTAACAATAGGATCTTTCCATGCTGGAACTGTTAGAAATATTATTCCTGAAAGCATCGAAATGCTAGGTACTATTCGTTTAGAAAATATATCTTTGATACCTTTTATTCAAGAGAGAATGGAACAAATAAACAAAGGGTTCGAGACAGCATTTGATGTTAAAATAGATATGGAATTCCAACCATTCTATCCACCTGTTATAAATAATCACAACCTATTTGAGTTATCTTTAAAATCGACGGATGATTCTAAAATATATACAGATATTGCCCTTAGTGGTTCAGAAGATTTTTCTTTCTTCTTACAAGATGGAACCCCTGGACTTTTAGGTCTTTTAGGAATTAGAAATGAAGAGAAAGGTCATGTTTGCGCACTTCATAACAATAGGTTTGATTTTGATAACGAAGCTCTTATTCATGGTGTAAACTTTTTTAAAAATATTCTAGTGCAAACAAATTCAATTTAG
- a CDS encoding AbgT family transporter: MENVINEKKSGILDWIERVGNKIPHPFMLFFFLSLMIILTSGVCSISGVQVIDPVKNEVVLVKNLMSSAGINFILQNMIKNFTGFSPLGLVLVMTLGIGLTEHVGLVSAFMRNSILNSSPKIITFMIMLIGICGNIASDAAIVIVPVISAFIFCSLGKHPLAGIAVGYAATTAGFSANLIVAGTDALLAGISTEAIKIVNPNLSVSVVDNWYFMAASTFLLAIIGTLVSEKIVEPRLGKYTGKKIIEREEVTTQEKRGLKKAGINIGIYIVFLMAIVYPKSSFLRNPKTGSLLNSPLLSSIIPLLLILFLIAGITYGKEVGKIKQMSDVPKYMTLAIKDMASYIVLVFMIGQFIAYFNWSNLGFILAVEGADLLKNLNLSGIPLFIMFILLSAFVNIFIGSGSAKWALLAPIFIPMFYMLGYNPALTQMLYRIGDSTTNVISPLFPYMPIILGLTQEYDEKSGVGTVISLMLPYTIAMLIMWIVMAIIWIYFGIPLGPGASIGL, from the coding sequence ATGGAAAATGTGATAAATGAAAAGAAGAGCGGAATATTAGATTGGATAGAAAGAGTAGGAAATAAAATACCACATCCATTTATGTTATTTTTCTTTTTAAGTTTGATGATAATTTTAACATCAGGAGTATGTTCAATAAGTGGGGTTCAAGTCATTGATCCTGTAAAAAATGAAGTTGTTTTAGTAAAAAATTTAATGTCAAGTGCAGGAATAAATTTTATCCTTCAGAATATGATTAAAAATTTCACAGGATTTTCGCCCTTAGGACTTGTTTTAGTAATGACTTTAGGGATTGGATTGACGGAACATGTTGGATTAGTTTCGGCCTTTATGAGAAATTCAATTTTGAATAGTTCGCCTAAAATTATAACGTTCATGATAATGCTAATTGGAATATGTGGTAATATAGCCTCAGATGCAGCAATAGTTATTGTTCCTGTTATATCGGCATTTATATTTTGTTCTTTAGGTAAACACCCTTTAGCAGGAATAGCGGTAGGATATGCAGCTACAACAGCTGGATTTAGTGCAAATCTTATTGTTGCTGGAACGGATGCTCTATTAGCTGGAATTTCAACTGAAGCTATAAAAATAGTTAATCCAAATTTATCTGTATCTGTTGTTGATAATTGGTATTTTATGGCAGCTTCAACATTTTTGTTAGCAATAATAGGAACATTAGTAAGTGAAAAAATAGTAGAACCTAGACTAGGAAAATATACAGGTAAAAAAATAATAGAAAGAGAGGAAGTAACAACTCAAGAAAAAAGAGGTTTAAAAAAAGCGGGGATAAATATAGGGATATATATTGTATTTTTAATGGCAATAGTTTATCCTAAGAGCAGTTTTTTAAGAAATCCAAAAACAGGTTCGTTACTAAATTCTCCGTTACTAAGCTCAATTATCCCACTCCTACTGATTTTATTTTTAATTGCAGGCATAACTTATGGTAAAGAAGTTGGAAAAATAAAACAAATGTCAGATGTACCAAAATACATGACATTAGCAATTAAAGATATGGCAAGTTACATTGTTCTTGTTTTTATGATAGGACAATTTATAGCTTATTTTAATTGGAGTAACTTAGGTTTTATTTTAGCAGTAGAAGGTGCAGATTTATTAAAAAATTTAAATCTAAGTGGAATTCCTTTATTTATAATGTTTATATTATTATCAGCATTTGTAAATATATTTATAGGTAGTGGTTCTGCAAAATGGGCTTTATTAGCTCCTATTTTTATACCGATGTTTTATATGTTAGGTTACAATCCAGCATTAACTCAAATGTTATATAGAATAGGAGATTCTACGACAAATGTTATATCTCCGTTGTTTCCATATATGCCAATAATCTTGGGATTAACTCAAGAATATGATGAAAAATCTGGTGTGGGAACTGTAATTTCATTGATGTTACCTTACACAATAGCAATGCTTATAATGTGGATAGTTATGGCTATTATTTGGATTTATTTTGGGATACCTTTAGGACCAGGAGCTAGTATAGGTCTTTAG
- the lysA gene encoding diaminopimelate decarboxylase, whose amino-acid sequence MKLFGTMKNVDGILNIGGVSICELKEKYGTPLYIYDLEFMETKIKDIFNNFKSEKFKTTVVYASKAYLSKGMCQIIEKSGLDIDAVSAGELYIIKSSGFPMKRVHMHGNNKSIEELEMCVENNIGSVILDNQFEVEKLANICEKFGKQMDVMLRLNIGIDAHTHEYIKTSKHSSKFGESIFDENIEKIIKKIVGFKNINFLGFHCHIGSQIFDEHAFCEGIEAMIKFTKRIGDSLDIKIPEINIGGGFGVRYTEEDTDVDLKNMMKKIINCLETKMLENKLMVDKVSIEPGRSIVAQAGSTLYTVGGQKKTYGGEKYIFIDGGMTDNIRPALYQAKYESVVANKLNESKKEVVTIAGKCCESGDVISKNTKLGKVNDEDLILVSCTGAYGHSMASNYNKALKPAVVFVKNGKSYLISKREIFEDLVKNDLMFDETI is encoded by the coding sequence ATGAAATTATTTGGAACAATGAAAAATGTCGATGGAATACTCAATATTGGTGGAGTATCTATCTGTGAACTAAAAGAAAAATATGGAACGCCTCTTTATATATATGATTTAGAGTTTATGGAAACAAAAATAAAAGATATATTTAATAATTTTAAAAGTGAAAAATTTAAAACAACGGTTGTATACGCCTCTAAAGCTTATCTTTCTAAAGGAATGTGCCAAATTATTGAAAAAAGTGGATTGGATATTGATGCAGTTTCAGCAGGAGAACTGTATATAATAAAATCATCGGGTTTTCCTATGAAAAGAGTACATATGCATGGGAACAACAAGTCTATTGAAGAGTTGGAGATGTGTGTTGAAAATAATATTGGAAGTGTTATTTTAGATAATCAATTTGAAGTTGAAAAATTAGCAAATATTTGTGAAAAATTTGGAAAACAAATGGATGTAATGTTAAGATTAAATATAGGGATTGATGCTCATACTCATGAATATATAAAAACATCTAAGCATTCATCAAAGTTTGGAGAATCAATTTTTGATGAAAATATTGAAAAGATCATTAAGAAAATAGTTGGATTTAAGAATATAAATTTTTTAGGTTTTCATTGTCATATAGGATCGCAAATTTTTGATGAACATGCATTTTGTGAAGGGATAGAAGCGATGATTAAATTTACAAAAAGAATAGGTGATAGCTTAGACATAAAAATACCAGAAATAAATATCGGTGGTGGATTTGGTGTTAGATATACAGAGGAAGATACAGATGTAGATTTAAAAAATATGATGAAAAAAATTATTAATTGCTTAGAAACTAAAATGCTAGAAAATAAATTGATGGTAGATAAAGTTTCAATAGAACCAGGAAGATCAATTGTAGCTCAAGCAGGAAGCACTCTTTATACGGTAGGAGGGCAGAAAAAAACTTATGGTGGAGAAAAGTATATATTTATAGATGGAGGAATGACCGATAATATTAGGCCAGCCTTATATCAAGCAAAGTATGAATCAGTTGTAGCAAACAAATTAAATGAATCAAAAAAAGAAGTTGTTACAATTGCAGGAAAATGTTGTGAATCTGGAGATGTAATTTCTAAAAATACAAAATTAGGAAAAGTTAATGATGAGGATTTAATTTTAGTTAGTTGTACAGGGGCTTATGGGCATTCAATGGCAAGTAATTATAATAAAGCTTTAAAACCAGCTGTAGTTTTTGTTAAAAACGGTAAGAGTTATCTTATATCAAAAAGAGAAATATTTGAAGATTTAGTTAAAAATGATTTGATGTTTGATGAAACAATATAG